The Nomia melanderi isolate GNS246 chromosome 7, iyNomMela1, whole genome shotgun sequence genome includes a window with the following:
- the LOC116430424 gene encoding uncharacterized protein LOC116430424 has protein sequence MSDGINLYRKLIDIQEKNVHNMNSVDYYNLLGCTQESTTEDIKRAYHALALKLHPDKNVLEPDRIKFQQISEAWNILRDPKLRKEYDAVRKQVELDVDDALIHARISVGELETSDYNKDIFVYQCRCGDFYSVQKEYIQEKNQLVHVPCSQCTFVIVVET, from the exons gaaaattaatagatatacAAG AAAAAAACGTTCACAATATGAACTCTGTAGATTACTACAATTTACTTGGTTGTACGCAAGAATCGACAACTGAGGATATAAAACGTGCATATCATGCATTAGCGTTAAAACTTCATCCAGATAAAAATGTATTGGAGCCTGACCGAATAAAGTTTCAACAGATTTCAGAAGCTTGGAATATATTACGTGATCCCAAGTTAAGAAAGGAATATGACGCAGTACGAAAACAAGTAGAATTAGATGTAGATGATGCTCTGATACATGCAAGAATATCTGTTGGTGAACTAGAAACAAGTGATTATAACAAAGACATTTTCGTTTATCAGTGCAGATGTGGAGATTTCTACAGTGTTCAAAAGGAATACATACAGGAAAAGAATCAACTTGTGCATGTTCCGTGTTCACAATGTACTTTTGTTATTGTTGTCGAAACATAA